In Flavobacterium gelatinilyticum, a genomic segment contains:
- a CDS encoding LptF/LptG family permease, with product MLTIIDKYILKRYLATFSVMILLFIPIGIVIDVSEKVNKMLENKVPFTEIALYYYNFTVYFANSLFPIFLFLSVIWFTSKLANNTEIIAILSSGISFTRFLRPYVIGASIVSVFVLIMGFFIVPAASEGFNNFRYTYLKGNGKAEMRGESTNVYRQINDNDFIFVNSFNEESKTAFNFTLEHFEKEKLTYKITASRIKWDPKAKTYVLYDYTKRTLGELNDVIEKVPEKNVKFKFELADLTPVVYIAETLTLGKLIDFIEKERKRGSGNINVYLVVLYKKYSVPVSAFILTVIAVAVSSMKRRGGMGMNLAIGIAIAFLFVFFDKIFGTLAEKSTFSPFLAVWFPNIAFGILAVYLLRNAKR from the coding sequence ATGCTGACGATAATAGATAAGTATATTCTAAAAAGATATTTAGCCACCTTTTCGGTCATGATCTTATTATTTATTCCAATTGGAATTGTAATAGACGTTTCGGAAAAGGTGAACAAAATGTTGGAAAATAAGGTGCCGTTTACAGAAATTGCACTTTACTATTACAATTTTACAGTATATTTTGCAAACTCACTGTTTCCTATTTTTTTATTTTTGTCAGTAATCTGGTTTACTTCAAAATTGGCAAATAATACTGAAATTATTGCAATTTTAAGTTCAGGGATTTCATTTACAAGATTTTTAAGACCCTATGTTATTGGAGCAAGTATTGTTTCGGTTTTTGTACTTATTATGGGTTTTTTTATTGTTCCTGCCGCAAGTGAAGGATTTAATAATTTTAGGTACACTTATCTGAAAGGAAATGGAAAAGCCGAAATGCGGGGAGAAAGTACCAATGTATACAGGCAGATAAATGATAATGATTTTATTTTTGTAAATAGTTTTAACGAAGAATCGAAAACAGCTTTTAATTTTACGCTGGAGCATTTCGAAAAAGAAAAACTGACATATAAAATCACGGCAAGCCGTATAAAATGGGACCCGAAAGCGAAGACCTATGTTTTGTACGATTATACTAAAAGAACACTGGGAGAATTAAACGATGTGATCGAAAAAGTTCCGGAAAAAAATGTAAAGTTTAAATTCGAACTTGCCGATTTAACTCCGGTTGTTTATATTGCTGAAACACTCACATTAGGTAAATTAATTGATTTTATTGAAAAAGAAAGAAAAAGAGGTTCAGGGAATATAAATGTTTATTTAGTAGTACTGTACAAAAAATACAGTGTTCCGGTTTCTGCTTTTATTCTTACTGTTATTGCAGTAGCGGTTTCTTCAATGAAACGCCGCGGCGGAATGGGAATGAACCTGGCAATTGGTATCGCAATTGCATTTTTATTTGTGTTTTTTGACAAAATTTTTGGTACCCTTGCCGAAAAATCTACTTTTTCACCATTTTTAGCTGTTTGGTTTCCAAATATTGCTTTTGGAATTCTGGCAGTTTATTTATTACGCAATGCGAAACGATAA
- a CDS encoding DMT family transporter produces MRNDNLKSYLNLHLIVFIWGFTAILGALITIDAENLVWYRMLLALIFLGGFIAVKKKSFKVPVKEFFKLIFVGLLIALHWIFFFKAIHVSNVSITLSIFSLGAFFASLLEPLFYRRKVLWYEVFFGLIIIAGLGLILQVEIKYLTGVYYALAAIILGVLFTLMNGKLISDHEPSVITFYEFGAGVFFISVYFLFQGKFTADFFEMSLKNWLLLFLLASICTAYAFTASVKVMQRLSPYTVMLTTNLEPVYGIILAYFILGGKEKMSVEFYIGAIIIVITVILNGVIKHYLEKNKQKSTHL; encoded by the coding sequence ATGCGAAACGATAATTTAAAAAGTTATTTAAATCTTCACTTAATTGTTTTTATCTGGGGTTTTACAGCCATTCTGGGTGCTTTAATTACAATTGATGCCGAAAACCTGGTCTGGTACAGAATGCTGCTGGCCTTAATTTTTTTGGGCGGATTCATTGCGGTTAAAAAAAAGTCTTTTAAAGTTCCTGTCAAAGAATTTTTTAAACTCATTTTTGTTGGACTATTGATTGCACTGCACTGGATTTTCTTTTTTAAGGCGATTCATGTTTCCAACGTTTCAATTACCCTTTCTATATTTTCTTTGGGTGCATTTTTTGCCTCCTTACTGGAACCTTTATTTTATAGAAGAAAAGTGCTTTGGTACGAGGTTTTCTTCGGACTTATAATTATTGCAGGTCTGGGATTAATTCTTCAGGTCGAGATTAAGTATCTTACGGGGGTATATTATGCACTGGCAGCTATTATTTTGGGGGTTTTGTTTACATTAATGAATGGAAAATTAATCTCAGATCATGAACCTTCAGTAATTACATTTTATGAATTTGGTGCCGGCGTTTTCTTCATTTCTGTTTATTTTTTATTTCAAGGAAAATTTACAGCAGATTTTTTCGAAATGTCTTTAAAAAATTGGCTTCTGTTATTTCTTTTGGCCTCAATTTGTACAGCCTATGCCTTTACAGCTTCTGTAAAAGTAATGCAGCGATTATCTCCTTATACTGTAATGCTGACTACCAACTTAGAACCTGTTTACGGTATTATTTTGGCTTATTTTATTTTGGGAGGAAAAGAAAAAATGAGCGTAGAATTTTATATTGGTGCCATTATAATTGTAATTACTGTTATCTTAAACGGAGTGATTAAACATTACTTAGAAAAAAATAAACAAAAATCGACACATTTGTAA
- a CDS encoding LTA synthase family protein, whose translation MYKYLRVNELKVLVYRLFLAYLFYFFARILFFLFNKDLLKVTSVSDFFSLCYYGLAFDTTAILYVNLLFIVLSVVPAYRNTNAGYQKILFYLYFTTNLIAYALNFVDFIYYKYTFARTTTAVMNVLEHETNKMTLFFSFLFNYWYVFALFVVAAAFWIFLYKKVRIQVFIVSDKIKYFGFSLVIFVVTILLVVGGIRGGDFKKSTRPINIVDASRHVSYVPHSDIVLNTPFAVIRTLFSNSFKIPDYKEVTEKIILEKVQPIKQYKNNVSSKPNVVVFILESYGREYVGAFNQKNKIPNYKSYTPFLDSLSKQSMIFTNAYANGRQSIHGMSSILAGIPSFKDAFTSSPYPKQKIESLVSVLKSLGYDTSFFHNAANGSMGFLGFANILGIENYYGRTEFNDDSEFDGYWGIWDEPFLQFMEKTLETKKTPFFASVFTVSSHEPYIIPEKYKNKFPEGNIPIHKCVAYTDYALKRFFDQAQKKPWFSNTIFVFAADHCNQIYYDEYQKAVNRYAIPIIIYKPNSQYVGVDDDFAQQIDIYPTIMDMIGYDKPFRSWGRSLFDKKGQQPFVINSTGTIYQFSKGKYICTFDGSKVLGFYNKEDKDLKNNLISEKNPEMEEIELNCKAFIFDYYSRIVNKKLSTE comes from the coding sequence ATGTATAAATATCTACGGGTAAACGAGTTAAAGGTCTTGGTTTACAGGCTGTTTTTGGCTTATCTTTTTTATTTTTTCGCCAGAATTCTTTTTTTTCTTTTTAATAAGGATTTATTAAAAGTAACCTCAGTTTCTGATTTTTTCTCTCTTTGCTATTACGGTTTGGCCTTTGATACTACAGCAATTTTATATGTAAACCTGCTGTTTATAGTGTTATCTGTTGTTCCCGCATATCGAAATACAAATGCCGGATATCAAAAAATCCTTTTCTATTTGTACTTTACGACGAATTTAATTGCTTATGCGTTAAATTTTGTAGATTTTATTTATTACAAATATACTTTTGCGAGAACTACAACTGCTGTAATGAATGTTTTGGAGCATGAAACTAATAAAATGACTTTATTTTTTAGTTTTCTGTTTAATTACTGGTATGTATTTGCACTGTTTGTTGTTGCAGCTGCATTTTGGATATTTCTTTACAAAAAAGTCCGGATTCAGGTTTTTATAGTTTCAGACAAAATCAAATATTTCGGTTTTTCATTGGTTATTTTCGTCGTCACTATTTTGTTGGTTGTAGGAGGAATAAGAGGCGGTGATTTTAAAAAATCAACAAGACCAATTAATATTGTAGATGCAAGCCGTCATGTTTCTTATGTTCCACATTCAGATATTGTTCTCAATACACCGTTTGCTGTTATTAGAACATTGTTTTCAAATAGCTTTAAAATTCCTGATTATAAAGAAGTAACTGAAAAAATAATACTGGAAAAAGTACAGCCGATAAAACAGTATAAAAATAATGTATCGTCAAAACCAAATGTTGTTGTTTTTATATTGGAAAGTTATGGGAGGGAATATGTTGGAGCATTTAATCAAAAGAACAAAATTCCAAATTATAAAAGCTATACCCCTTTTTTAGATTCTTTAAGCAAACAAAGCATGATTTTTACAAATGCTTATGCAAATGGACGCCAGTCTATACATGGAATGTCATCTATTTTAGCCGGAATTCCTTCTTTTAAAGATGCATTTACTTCATCTCCTTACCCCAAACAAAAAATAGAATCTTTGGTTTCTGTTCTAAAAAGTTTAGGATATGATACTTCATTTTTTCATAATGCAGCAAATGGTTCTATGGGATTCTTAGGGTTTGCTAATATTTTGGGCATCGAGAATTATTACGGAAGGACTGAATTTAACGACGATTCTGAATTTGATGGTTATTGGGGAATTTGGGACGAACCTTTTTTGCAGTTCATGGAAAAGACTCTCGAAACCAAAAAGACACCTTTTTTTGCAAGTGTATTTACCGTTTCATCTCACGAACCTTACATAATACCTGAGAAATATAAAAATAAATTTCCTGAAGGTAATATACCCATACATAAGTGTGTAGCCTATACTGATTATGCTCTGAAAAGATTTTTTGATCAAGCTCAAAAAAAACCTTGGTTCTCTAATACAATTTTCGTTTTTGCCGCAGACCATTGTAATCAGATTTATTACGATGAATATCAAAAAGCTGTTAATCGTTACGCAATACCTATTATAATATATAAACCCAATAGTCAATATGTAGGTGTAGATGATGATTTTGCCCAGCAAATAGATATTTATCCTACTATAATGGATATGATAGGATATGATAAACCTTTTAGAAGCTGGGGCAGGAGTTTGTTTGATAAAAAAGGTCAGCAGCCATTTGTTATAAATTCGACAGGCACAATTTATCAGTTTTCTAAAGGAAAATACATTTGCACATTTGACGGAAGTAAAGTACTTGGTTTTTATAATAAGGAAGATAAAGATTTGAAAAATAATCTAATATCAGAAAAGAACCCTGAAATGGAAGAGATAGAGCTGAATTGCAAAGCTTTTATATTCGATTATTACAGCAGAATTGTAAATAAAAAACTTTCTACTGAATAA
- a CDS encoding dual specificity protein phosphatase family protein, whose amino-acid sequence MKKNKKRIGLVLIALVLAGVGKYVYDMHINHNFETITEGKVYKSGVIPPDEIEDYVKKYHIKSIVDLRFPGTQDLVNNPEVPEELMAEKEAVAKIKGVNYFNNGSDQIPTQKDLDAFFKIMDDKSNYPVLIHCYHGIGRAQMYSALYRIEYEGFTNEEARNKTRAIIKFGSFDDGTPKGEYLKSYKSRKELAKEKK is encoded by the coding sequence ATGAAAAAGAATAAGAAAAGGATTGGACTAGTGCTTATTGCCCTAGTACTTGCGGGAGTTGGAAAGTATGTCTATGATATGCATATAAACCATAATTTTGAAACAATAACAGAAGGTAAAGTATACAAATCAGGAGTAATCCCTCCGGATGAAATAGAGGATTACGTTAAAAAGTATCATATAAAATCAATTGTTGACCTACGTTTTCCCGGTACTCAGGATTTAGTAAATAACCCGGAAGTTCCAGAAGAACTTATGGCAGAAAAAGAAGCAGTGGCTAAAATTAAAGGAGTAAATTATTTTAATAACGGATCAGATCAAATACCAACCCAAAAAGATTTGGATGCCTTTTTTAAAATTATGGATGACAAATCAAATTATCCTGTATTAATTCACTGCTACCATGGGATAGGAAGAGCGCAAATGTATTCTGCTTTATATAGAATTGAATATGAAGGCTTTACAAATGAGGAAGCCCGAAATAAAACAAGGGCAATAATAAAATTTGGTTCTTTTGATGACGGAACACCCAAAGGGGAGTACTTAAAATCCTATAAATCAAGAAAGGAACTTGCAAAAGAAAAAAAGTAA
- a CDS encoding acetyl-CoA carboxylase carboxyltransferase subunit alpha encodes MEYLDFELPIKELEEQLEKCVIIGKESDVDVTPTCKEINKKLEQTKKDIYKNLTAWQRVQLSRHPNRPYTLDYVKAICGDTFLELHGDRGFKDDKAMVGGLGKVNGQSFMIIGQQKGYNTKTRQYRNFGMANPEGYRKALRLMKMAEKFGIPVLTLVDTPGAYPGLEAEERGQGEAIARNIFEMVRLQVPIITIIVGEGASGGALGIGVGDRVYMLENTWYSVISPESCSSILWKSWEYKERAAEALKLTSSDMKKQKLVDDVIPEPLGGAHYDRDTTFKTVAEYITKGYNELKDLSTADLIAQRMDKYSNMGEFKE; translated from the coding sequence ATGGAATATTTAGATTTTGAGCTTCCAATAAAAGAACTTGAAGAACAGTTAGAAAAGTGTGTTATAATTGGAAAAGAATCTGATGTTGATGTTACACCTACTTGTAAAGAAATCAACAAGAAATTAGAACAAACTAAGAAAGATATATACAAAAACCTTACCGCCTGGCAGCGTGTACAATTGTCAAGGCATCCAAACAGACCTTATACTTTAGACTACGTTAAGGCAATCTGCGGTGATACTTTTTTAGAGCTTCATGGAGACAGAGGATTTAAAGATGACAAAGCCATGGTGGGCGGACTTGGAAAAGTAAACGGACAATCGTTTATGATCATTGGCCAGCAAAAAGGATATAATACAAAAACACGTCAGTACCGTAATTTTGGTATGGCAAATCCTGAAGGATACCGTAAAGCTTTGCGTTTAATGAAAATGGCAGAGAAATTTGGAATTCCAGTTTTAACTTTGGTAGATACTCCGGGTGCATACCCTGGATTAGAAGCCGAAGAAAGAGGACAAGGAGAAGCTATCGCAAGAAATATCTTCGAAATGGTTCGTCTGCAAGTGCCAATTATTACCATTATTGTAGGTGAAGGTGCTTCTGGAGGAGCATTAGGGATTGGTGTTGGAGACCGTGTTTATATGTTAGAAAATACTTGGTATTCTGTAATTTCTCCAGAATCATGTTCGTCGATTTTATGGAAAAGCTGGGAGTACAAAGAACGTGCTGCCGAAGCTTTGAAACTGACTTCATCAGACATGAAAAAACAAAAACTTGTTGATGATGTAATTCCTGAGCCGCTTGGTGGAGCACATTACGACAGAGATACTACTTTTAAAACAGTAGCAGAATATATTACAAAAGGATATAACGAATTGAAGGACTTATCAACAGCCGATTTAATTGCCCAGAGAATGGACAAATACAGTAATATGGGCGAGTTTAAAGAATAA
- the dnaB gene encoding replicative DNA helicase, whose protein sequence is MENFKNFSPVKVDKTTIINLEKGKLPPQVIDLEEAVLGAMMIDKKGVDDVIDILQPDAFYKDAHKHIFEAILQLFTETQPIDILTVSTQLKKNGKLDLAGGDFYLIQLTQKIASSAHIEFHSRIILQKFIQRSLIRISSEIIEESYDETTDVFDLLDKAESKLYEVTQGNIKRSSETAQSLVLQAKKRIEEIAGKEGLSGIATGFEKLDEVTSGWQPSDLIIIAARPGMGKTAFVLSMARNVSIQFGHAVAIFSLEMASVQLITRLISSETGLSSEKLRTGKLEKHEWEQLSTKVKNLEKAPLFIDDTPSLSIFDLRAKCRRLASQHGIKLIIIDYLQLMTAGGSGKGGGNREQEISTISRNLKALAKELNVPVIALSQLSRAVETRGSSKRPLLSDLRESGAIEQDADIVSFIYRPEYYKIEEWDDDEQSSTTGQAEFIIAKHRNGGLENIRLKFLGHLGKFDNLEEFTGGYDDLPSKMNHDDNPFITKNLPSANEAFGSNLNDDDDDSDVPF, encoded by the coding sequence ATGGAAAATTTCAAAAACTTTAGTCCTGTAAAGGTCGACAAAACCACTATTATCAATCTCGAAAAAGGTAAACTTCCTCCTCAGGTAATTGATCTGGAAGAGGCAGTGCTTGGTGCGATGATGATTGATAAAAAAGGGGTTGATGATGTAATTGATATTTTACAGCCTGATGCTTTTTACAAAGACGCACACAAACATATTTTTGAAGCGATCCTACAGCTTTTTACTGAAACGCAGCCTATTGATATTTTAACTGTTTCAACTCAGTTAAAGAAAAACGGAAAGCTGGATTTGGCTGGAGGAGATTTTTACCTGATTCAGCTTACGCAGAAAATTGCTTCGTCTGCGCACATCGAGTTTCACTCACGTATCATTCTTCAAAAATTCATTCAAAGAAGTTTGATTCGAATTTCTTCTGAAATTATCGAAGAATCATATGATGAAACAACAGACGTATTCGATTTGCTGGATAAAGCTGAGTCTAAATTATACGAAGTAACTCAGGGAAATATCAAGCGTAGTTCTGAAACTGCACAGAGTTTGGTTCTTCAGGCGAAAAAACGTATTGAAGAAATTGCCGGTAAAGAAGGTTTGAGTGGTATTGCAACCGGATTTGAAAAACTAGATGAAGTAACTTCCGGATGGCAGCCTTCGGATTTGATTATTATCGCGGCACGTCCGGGTATGGGTAAAACAGCTTTCGTACTTTCGATGGCGCGAAACGTTAGTATCCAGTTTGGACATGCAGTAGCGATTTTCTCTCTGGAGATGGCGTCGGTTCAGTTAATTACCAGGCTTATTTCTTCTGAAACAGGTTTGTCTTCAGAAAAATTAAGAACCGGAAAACTGGAAAAACATGAATGGGAACAATTAAGTACAAAAGTAAAAAATTTGGAAAAAGCCCCATTGTTTATTGATGATACTCCTTCACTGTCGATATTCGATTTACGTGCAAAATGCCGTCGTCTGGCATCGCAGCACGGAATTAAATTGATTATTATTGACTACTTGCAGTTAATGACTGCCGGAGGAAGCGGAAAAGGAGGAGGAAACCGTGAGCAGGAGATCTCGACCATTTCCCGAAACTTAAAAGCCCTGGCAAAGGAGCTTAACGTTCCTGTAATTGCACTTTCGCAGTTATCACGTGCGGTAGAGACCCGTGGATCTAGTAAAAGACCCTTACTTTCGGATCTTCGTGAATCTGGAGCAATCGAGCAGGATGCCGATATCGTATCGTTTATCTACCGTCCTGAATATTATAAAATTGAAGAGTGGGATGATGATGAACAATCTTCAACAACGGGTCAGGCAGAATTTATTATAGCCAAACACCGTAACGGTGGACTTGAAAATATACGTTTGAAATTCTTAGGACACTTAGGAAAGTTCGACAACTTAGAAGAGTTTACAGGAGGTTATGATGATTTACCTTCAAAAATGAATCACGACGATAATCCGTTTATCACTAAAAATCTTCCTTCGGCTAATGAAGCTTTTGGAAGTAACCTTAATGATGACGATGATGATAGTGATGTTCCGTTTTAA
- a CDS encoding sensor histidine kinase, translating to MILLNTNPLPEKELVAIILYISLFLIIVAVVLIVFFYFSRKKIIQKELEKKDLILQYQKEQLHAIVFTQEEERKRIAQDLHDDISSKLNIVSLNTHLLSAPNLTVEETNEITENIINLTAKALENSRKIAHNLLPPVFEKFGLNAGVEELCQEFETAKSVKTHYDNEIDFDAKEIDRHLHVFRILQELMNNSVRHGKAGEIWIAFKNINGINTCDYKDNGIGFDSNDLENQKGLGMKNIDSRVSFLDGTIKFHSELNKGISVIFTF from the coding sequence ATGATTCTTCTTAACACAAATCCACTTCCGGAAAAAGAACTGGTTGCCATAATATTATACATCTCCCTGTTTTTAATAATTGTAGCAGTTGTATTGATCGTATTTTTTTATTTTTCAAGAAAAAAGATCATTCAAAAAGAACTTGAAAAAAAAGATTTGATATTGCAATATCAAAAAGAACAGCTTCATGCTATTGTTTTTACACAAGAAGAAGAGCGCAAACGCATCGCACAGGATTTGCACGATGATATTAGTTCAAAACTTAATATAGTTTCTTTGAATACGCATTTACTTTCGGCACCCAATTTAACAGTAGAAGAAACAAATGAAATTACCGAAAACATAATTAATCTTACGGCAAAGGCCCTTGAAAATTCAAGAAAAATTGCGCATAATTTACTGCCGCCTGTATTTGAAAAGTTTGGTTTAAACGCTGGTGTAGAAGAATTATGCCAGGAATTTGAGACTGCCAAATCGGTAAAAACGCATTATGATAACGAAATTGATTTTGATGCTAAAGAAATCGATCGTCATTTGCACGTTTTTAGAATTTTACAGGAATTAATGAATAATTCTGTCCGTCATGGCAAGGCTGGAGAAATTTGGATTGCTTTTAAAAATATAAATGGGATAAATACCTGCGATTACAAAGACAATGGTATTGGTTTTGACAGCAATGACCTTGAGAATCAAAAAGGATTAGGTATGAAAAACATCGACAGCCGTGTTTCATTTTTAGACGGAACGATCAAATTTCATTCAGAATTAAATAAGGGGATCTCAGTTATTTTTACTTTTTAA
- a CDS encoding response regulator transcription factor — protein MNAVIKIALVDDEVLFRKGIAFLLQREDNIDVIFEASNGEELISKLHNNEEKPDIIIMDLKMPVLNGVEATKIIRKSFPDIKIIALTSYDSKSFIANMIQVGAVAYLIKNTTPKDLITTINEVNKKGFYYNENVLKTIQETIVSSKNSKGNLETSFLSPREVEILQLICQQKTTSEIAEHLFLSPRTIEGHRNNLLLKTESRNIAGLVVYAIQNEIAVLSL, from the coding sequence ATGAATGCCGTTATTAAAATCGCATTAGTCGATGATGAAGTTTTATTTCGAAAAGGAATAGCTTTTTTATTGCAAAGAGAAGATAACATTGATGTTATTTTTGAAGCTTCAAATGGCGAAGAGCTTATTTCAAAATTGCATAATAATGAGGAAAAACCGGATATCATTATTATGGATTTGAAAATGCCTGTGCTGAACGGTGTTGAAGCAACCAAAATTATTCGGAAATCTTTTCCCGATATTAAAATTATTGCACTCACCAGTTACGATTCAAAATCTTTTATTGCAAATATGATTCAGGTAGGTGCTGTTGCTTACCTTATCAAAAATACTACACCAAAAGATTTGATTACCACAATTAATGAGGTTAACAAAAAAGGTTTCTATTACAACGAAAATGTTTTAAAAACGATTCAGGAAACCATTGTGTCTTCAAAAAACTCAAAAGGTAATCTGGAAACCAGTTTTCTTTCGCCTCGCGAAGTTGAAATTCTGCAGCTTATCTGCCAGCAAAAAACAACTTCGGAAATCGCGGAACATCTTTTTTTGAGTCCAAGAACGATAGAGGGACACCGCAACAATTTGCTGCTTAAAACAGAGTCCAGAAATATTGCGGGTCTTGTAGTGTATGCAATTCAAAATGAAATTGCAGTTCTAAGTCTTTAA
- a CDS encoding asparagine synthetase B, whose product MRKSLVCIFVVLLSLNAKAAFILLPMDENTQQNHLKAYGITYWCLSRDYKASWLLNYRGGSFLLPDAEEIRKECKIRGVSFEVLSDSEEASILNDISSPSQNMESVILEKAPKIAVYTPKGKQPWDDAVTLVLTYAEIPFTPIYDEEVLTDQLLLYDWLHLHHEDFTGQYGKFYAAYKNTPWYIDQKRDSEAMAAKLGYSKVSQEKGAVAKKIRDFVIGGGFMFAMCSATDSFDIALAADGVDICETMFDGDPSESNYQSKLNYGNSFAFKDFILERKPEVYEFSDIDMTTKRRIPMDKDYFTLMEFSAKWDPIPSMLCQNHTQLVKGFMGQTTSFNEVLVKSNVLVMGTCELNGEARYIHGEKGKGMFTFFGGHDPEDYQHQVGDPPTVLDLHPNSPGYRLILNNVLFPAAKKKKLKT is encoded by the coding sequence ATGAGAAAGAGTTTAGTCTGCATCTTTGTTGTATTACTGTCATTGAATGCAAAAGCGGCGTTCATTTTACTTCCAATGGACGAAAATACACAGCAAAATCACTTAAAAGCTTATGGGATAACATATTGGTGTTTGAGCCGCGACTACAAAGCGAGCTGGCTTCTTAATTATCGCGGCGGCTCATTTTTACTTCCGGATGCTGAAGAAATCCGCAAAGAATGTAAAATTCGCGGTGTAAGTTTTGAAGTGCTTTCAGACAGTGAAGAAGCTTCAATTTTAAATGATATTTCAAGTCCTTCTCAAAATATGGAATCTGTAATTCTTGAGAAAGCGCCCAAAATAGCAGTTTATACCCCAAAAGGCAAACAACCATGGGATGATGCCGTGACCTTGGTTTTGACTTATGCTGAAATTCCGTTTACACCAATATACGATGAGGAAGTTTTAACAGACCAGCTTTTGCTTTACGATTGGCTGCATCTGCATCATGAAGATTTTACCGGACAATATGGTAAATTTTATGCTGCATATAAAAATACACCTTGGTATATTGATCAAAAAAGAGATTCTGAAGCTATGGCAGCTAAACTGGGATATTCAAAAGTATCGCAGGAAAAAGGCGCTGTGGCAAAAAAAATAAGGGATTTTGTTATTGGAGGCGGTTTTATGTTTGCTATGTGTTCTGCTACAGATAGTTTTGATATTGCTCTTGCAGCAGACGGTGTAGATATTTGTGAAACTATGTTTGACGGTGATCCAAGTGAATCCAATTACCAGTCAAAATTAAACTATGGAAATTCTTTTGCTTTTAAAGACTTTATTTTAGAAAGAAAACCGGAAGTTTACGAGTTCTCAGATATTGATATGACCACAAAACGCAGAATTCCTATGGACAAAGATTATTTTACATTAATGGAATTTTCTGCAAAATGGGATCCAATTCCAAGTATGTTGTGCCAGAATCATACGCAGCTTGTTAAAGGTTTTATGGGACAGACAACTTCTTTTAATGAAGTTTTGGTGAAATCAAATGTTCTGGTAATGGGAACCTGCGAGTTAAATGGCGAAGCAAGGTACATTCATGGTGAAAAAGGAAAAGGAATGTTTACTTTTTTTGGAGGCCACGATCCCGAAGATTATCAGCATCAGGTTGGAGATCCGCCAACAGTTTTAGATCTGCATCCAAACTCTCCAGGTTATCGTTTAATCCTGAATAATGTTTTATTTCCGGCAGCCAAGAAGAAAAAGCTTAAAACATAA
- a CDS encoding endonuclease/exonuclease/phosphatase family protein, producing MKNITGYLLFLFITFQSFSQVKIISWNIENFGKSKSQSSLGFIASTISNYDIVAIQEVVAGYGGAQTVAKLAALLNEKGSKWDYTISNPTSGSSYKTERYAFLWKPGKVKLKGDAWLEKKFHLVIDREPYFATFEVNKKTFTVVNFHAITKSKQPETEIKYFKFLPQEYPDLNLVFAGDFNCPESHTVFNPLKKMGYVSVFQKQKTTLKQKCVAEICLASEFDNIFYDTAKLKVLNFGVIHFYKKFNSLQEARKISDHIPAWTEFSLN from the coding sequence ATGAAGAATATTACGGGTTACCTTCTTTTTTTGTTCATTACATTCCAATCGTTTTCTCAGGTTAAAATTATTTCCTGGAATATAGAAAACTTTGGAAAATCAAAATCTCAATCCTCTTTAGGTTTTATTGCCAGTACTATCAGCAATTATGATATTGTTGCGATACAGGAAGTTGTTGCCGGCTATGGTGGTGCACAAACTGTAGCAAAACTTGCCGCACTACTAAATGAGAAGGGTTCAAAATGGGATTATACTATTAGTAATCCAACAAGCGGCAGCAGTTACAAAACAGAGCGTTACGCTTTTCTTTGGAAACCGGGTAAAGTAAAATTAAAAGGTGATGCCTGGCTTGAGAAAAAATTTCATCTGGTAATTGACAGAGAACCTTACTTTGCTACTTTTGAAGTAAATAAAAAGACATTTACTGTCGTTAATTTTCATGCGATAACAAAAAGTAAACAGCCAGAAACAGAAATTAAATATTTTAAGTTTCTCCCACAGGAATATCCGGATTTAAATCTAGTTTTTGCAGGAGATTTTAATTGTCCGGAATCCCATACTGTTTTCAATCCATTAAAGAAAATGGGATATGTTTCGGTTTTTCAAAAGCAAAAAACGACATTAAAACAAAAATGTGTTGCGGAAATTTGTTTAGCGTCTGAATTTGATAATATTTTTTATGATACAGCTAAACTCAAAGTATTAAATTTTGGCGTAATTCATTTTTACAAGAAATTTAATTCCTTACAAGAGGCCCGAAAAATATCGGATCATATTCCTGCCTGGACAGAATTTTCCCTGAATTGA